A genome region from Camelina sativa cultivar DH55 chromosome 10, Cs, whole genome shotgun sequence includes the following:
- the LOC104716159 gene encoding pre-mRNA-processing-splicing factor 8A-like — MPSRFPPVIFYTPKEIGGLGMLSMGHILIPQSDLRYSKQTDIGVSHFRSGMSHEEDQLIPNLYRYIQPWESEFIDSQRVWAEYALKRQEAQAQNRRLTLEDLEDSWDRGIPRINTLFQKDRHTLAYDKGWRVRTDFKQYQALKQNPFWWTHQRHDGKLWNLNNYRTDVIQALGGVEGILEHTLFKGTYFPTWEGLFWEKASGFEESMKYKKLTNAQRSGLNQIPNRRFTLWWSPTINRANVYVGFQVQLDLTGIFMHGKIPTLKISLIQIFRAHLWQKIHESVVMDLCQVLDQELDALEIETVQKETIHPRKSYKMNTSCADVLLFAAHKWPMSKPSLVAESKDMFDQKASNNYWIDVQLRWGDYDSHDIERYTRAKFMDYNSHDIERYTRAKFMDYTTDNMSIYPSPTGVMVGLDLAYNLHSAFGNWFPGSKPLLAQAMNKIMKSNPALYVLRERVRKGLQLYSSEPTEPYLSSQNYGEIFSNQIIWFVDDTNVYRVTIHKTFEGNLTTKPINGVIFIFNPRTGQLFLKIIHTSVWAGQKRLGQLAKWKTAEEVAALVRSLPVEEQPKQVIVTRKAMLDPLEVHLLDFPNIVIKGSELQLPFQACLKIEKFGDLILKATEPQMVLFNIYDDWLKTISSYTAFQRLILILRALHVNNEKAKMLLKPDKSVVTESHHIWPSLTDDQWMKVEVALRDLILSTRQRTA, encoded by the exons ATGCCTAGTCG ATTTCCTCCTGTTATCTTCTACACTCCAAAGGAAATTGGTGGGCTTGGAATGCTGTCTATGGGTCATATTTTGATCCCACAAAGTGACCTTCGATACAGCAAGCAGACAGATATTGGTGTAAGCCATTTCAGGAGTGGAATGAGCCACGAGGAGGATCAACTGATTCCTAATCTTTACCGTTACATACAGCCTTGGGAAAGCGAATTTATTGATTCACAGCGGGTGTGGGCAGAGTATGCTTTGAAGAGGCAGGAAGCACAGGCCCAAAATAGACGGTTGACGCTGGAGGATCTGGAG GACTCTTGGGATAGGGGAATTCCTCGCATAAATACGCTGTTTCAGAAGGATAGGCACACTTTAGCGTATGATAAAGGTTGGAGGGTCCGGACCGACTTCAAACAGTACCAAGCCCTGAAACAAAATCCTTTCTGGTGGACACACCAGAGGCATGATGGTAAACTGTGGAACTTAAACAATTATCGAACTGATGTCATCCAAGCTCTTGGAGGGGTTGAGGGTATTCTTGAGCACACCTTATTCAAGGGAACATA CTTTCCGACATGGGAAGGTCTTTTTTGGGAGAAGGCATCTGGTTTTGAGGAGTCGATGAAATATAAGAAGCTGACAAATGCCCAGAGGTCTGGGCTGAACCAGATTCCGAATAGAAGATTCACGCTCTGGTGGTCGCCAACAATTAATCGAGCGAATGTGTATGTGGGTTTCCAAGTCCAGTTGGATCTGACAGGAATATTTATGCACGGAAAGATTCCTACTCTTAAGATATCTTTGATTCAGATATTCCGTGCCCATTTGTGGCAAAAGATCCATGAGAGTGTTGTTATGGACCTTTGCCAAGTACTGGATCAAGAGTTGGATGCGTTGGAGATAGAAACTGTGCAGAAAGAGACGATTCATCCACGGAAGAGTTACAAAATGAATACCTCTTGTGCTGATGTTCTTCTATTTGCTGCCCATAAATGGCCAATGTCTAAGCCTAGTCTAGTGGCTGAATCAAAGGATATGTTTGATCAGAAAGCAAGTAACAACTATTGGATAGATGTTCAACTTCGATGGGGAGATTATGACTCCCATGATATTGAACGCTATACTAGGGCCAAATTCATGGATTACAACTCCCATGATATTGAACGCTATACTAGGGCCAAATTCATGGATTACACAACTGACAACATGTCTATCTATCCATCTCCGACAG GTGTTATGGTTGGGCTTGATTTGGCCTACAACTTGCATTCTGCCTTTGGTAATTGGTTCCCTGGTTCAAAACCGCTGCTTGCTCAAGCAATGAACAAGATCATGAAG TCAAATCCCGCTCTATATGTGTTGAGAGAGAGGGTAAGGAAAGGTTTACAATTGTATTCATCTGAGCCTACGGAGCCATATTTGTCATCACAAAACTATGGTGAAATATTCAGCAATCAGATCATATGGTTCGTTGATGATACCAATGTGTATCGTGTCACAATCCACAAGACATTTGAAGGAAATCTGACAACAAAGCCAATCAATGGTGTGATTTTTATATTCAACCCAAGAACAGGGCAACTATTCCTAAAG ATCATCCATACAAGCGTTTGGGCTGGTCAGAAGCGCCTTGGTCAGCTAGCGAAATGGAAAACTGCAGAAGAGGTTGCTGCACTTGTCCGGTCTCTCCCTGTTGAAGAACAGCCAAAACAAGTTATTGTGACTCGTAAAGCAATGTTGGATCCCCTTGAGGTTCATCTGCTGGATTTTCCAAATATTGTTATAAAGGGAAGTGAACTCCAGCTTCCATTCCAGGCTTgtcttaaaatagaaaaatttggTGATCTGATTTTGAAGGCCACAGAGCCGCAGATGGTCCTCTTCAATATCTATGATGATTGGTTGAAGACTATTTCTTCGTACACCGCCTTTCAAAGACTCATTTTGATCCTTCGTGCTCTTCACGTAAATAATGAGAAGGCAAAGATGTTATTGAAGCCCGACAAATCTGTAGTCACTGAGTCACATCACATCTGGCCCTCTCTCACTGACGACCAATGGATGAAG GTGGAGGTAGCTCTTAGAGATCTCATTCTTTCTACGCGACAAAGAACAGCGTGA
- the LOC104719904 gene encoding pre-mRNA-processing-splicing factor 8A-like, which translates to MPSRFPPVIFYTPKEIGGLGMLSMGHILIPQSDLRYSKQTDIGVSHFRSGMSHEEDQLIPNLYRYIQPWESEFIDSQRVWAEYALKRQEAQAQNRRLTLEDLEDSWDRGIPRINTLFQKDRHTLAYDKGWRVRTDFKQYQALKQNPFWWTHQRHDGKLWNLNNYRTDVIQALGGVEGILEHTLFKGTYFPTWEGLFWEKASGFEESMKYKKLTNAQRSGLNQIPNRRFTLWWSPTINRANVYVGFQVQLDLTGIFMHGKIPTLKISLIQIFRAHLWQKIHESVVMDRCQVLDQELDALEIETVQKETIHPRKSYKMNTSCADVLLFAAHKWPMSKPSLVAESKDMFDQKASNKYWIDVQLRWGDYDSHDIERYTRAKFMDYTTDNMSIYPSPTGVMVGLDLAYNLHSAFGNWFPGSKIKTAACSSNEQDHEVKSRSICVEREGKERFTIVLI; encoded by the exons ATGCCTAGTCG ATTTCCTCCTGTTATCTTCTACACTCCAAAGGAAATTGGTGGGCTTGGAATGCTGTCTATGGGTCATATTTTGATCCCACAAAGTGACCTTCGATACAGCAAGCAGACAGATATTGGTGTAAGCCATTTCAGGAGTGGAATGAGCCACGAGGAGGATCAACTGATTCCTAATCTTTACCGTTACATACAGCCTTGGGAAAGCGAATTTATTGATTCACAGCGGGTGTGGGCAGAGTATGCTTTGAAGAGGCAGGAAGCACAGGCCCAAAATAGACGGTTGACGCTGGAGGATCTGGAG GACTCTTGGGATAGGGGAATTCCTCGCATAAATACGCTGTTTCAGAAGGATAGGCACACTTTAGCGTATGATAAAGGTTGGAGGGTCCGGACCGACTTCAAACAGTACCAAGCCCTGAAACAAAATCCTTTCTGGTGGACACACCAGAGGCATGATGGTAAACTGTGGAACTTAAACAATTATCGAACTGATGTCATCCAAGCTCTTGGAGGGGTTGAGGGTATTCTTGAGCACACCTTATTCAAGGGAACATA CTTTCCGACATGGGAAGGTCTTTTTTGGGAGAAGGCATCTGGATTTGAGGAGTCGATGAAATATAAGAAGCTGACAAATGCCCAGAGGTCTGGGCTGAACCAGATTCCGAATAGAAGATTTACGCTCTGGTGGTCGCCAACAATTAATCGAGCGAATGTGTATGTGGGTTTCCAAGTCCAGTTGGATCTGACAGGAATATTTATGCACGGAAAGATTCCTACTCTTAAGATATCTTTGATCCAGATATTCCGTGCCCATTTGTGGCAAAAGATCCATGAGAGTGTTGTTATGGACCGTTGCCAAGTACTGGATCAAGAGTTGGATGCTTTGGAGATAGAAACTGTGCAGAAAGAGACGATTCATCCACGGAAGAGTTACAAGATGAATACCTCTTGTGCTGATGTTCTTCTATTTGCTGCCCATAAATGGCCAATGTCTAAGCCTAGTCTAGTGGCTGAATCAAAGGATATGTTTGATCAGAAAGCAAGTAACAAGTATTGGATAGATGTACAACTTCGATGGGGAGATTATGACTCCCATGATATTGAACGCTATACTAGGGCCAAATTCATGGATTACACAACTGACAACATGTCTATCTATCCATCTCCGACGG GTGTTATGGTTGGGCTTGATTTGGCCTACAACTTGCATTCTGCCTTTGGTAATTGGTTCCCTggttcaaaaatcaaaaccgcTGCTTGCTCAAGCAATGAACAAGATCATGAAG TCAAATCCCGCTCTATATGTGTTGAGAGAGAGGGTAAGGAAAGGTTTACAATTGTACTCATCTGA
- the LOC104719905 gene encoding pre-mRNA-processing-splicing factor 8A-like, with protein MNTSCADVLLFAAHKWPMSKPSLVAESKDMFDQKASNKYWIDVQLRWGDYDSHDIERYTRAKFMDYTTDNMSIYPSPTGVMVGLDLAYNLHSAFGNWFPGSKIKTAACSSNEQDHEVKSRSISVEREGKERFXGSDRPHDLLP; from the exons ATGAATACCTCTTGTGCTGATGTTCTTCTATTTGCTGCCCATAAATGGCCAATGTCTAAGCCTAGTCTAGTGGCTGAATCAAAGGATATGTTTGATCAGAAAGCAAGTAACAAGTATTGGATAGATGTACAACTTCGATGGGGAGATTATGACTCCCATGATATTGAACGCTATACTAGGGCCAAATTCATGGATTACACAACTGACAACATGTCTATCTATCCATCTCCGACGG GTGTTATGGTTGGGCTTGATTTGGCCTACAACTTGCATTCTGCCTTTGGTAATTGGTTCCCTggttcaaaaatcaaaaccgcTGCTTGCTCAAGCAATGAACAAGATCATGAAG TCAAATCCCGCTCTATATCTGTTGAGAGAGAGGGTAAGGAAAGGTTTANCGGCTCTGATAG GCCTCATGACTTACTTCCGTGA
- the LOC104719907 gene encoding pre-mRNA-processing-splicing factor 8B-like produces MVMYIKTEDPDLPAFYYDPLIHPISNSNNTNKKQRKSNGSDDDEDDFVLPEGVQPLLKNSSLYTDTTAAGISLLFAPRPFNMRSGRTRRAEDIPLVAEWFKEHCPPAYPVKVRVSYQKLLKCYVLNELHHRPPKAQRKKHLFQSLAATKFFQSTELDWVEVGLQVCRQGHNMLNLLIHRKSLNYLHLDYNFNLKPVKTLTTKERKKSRFGNAFHLCREILRLTKLVVDANVQFRLGNVDAFQLADGLRYIFSHVGQLTGPGCGFWAPMWRVWLFFLRGIFPLLERWLRNLLARQFEGRHSKGVAKTVTKQRVESHFDLELRAAVMHDVIDAMPG; encoded by the exons ATGGTTATGTACATAAAGACTGAGGATCCTGATCTTCCTGCGTTCTATTATGATCCACTAATTCACCCAATAAGTAACTCAAATAACACTAATAAGAAACAGCGCAAAAGTAAtggttctgatgatgatgaggatgactTTGTGTTACCAGAAGGAGTGCAACCGTTGCTGAAAAACTCCTCACTCTACACTGACACTACAGCTGCTGGCATTTCATTGTTGTTTGCCCCTCGGCCTTTCAATATGAGGTCTGGGAGGACTCGGCGGGCTGAAGATATACCCCTTGTTGCAGAGTGGTTTAAGGAGCACTG TCCTCCAGCATATCCAGTCAAAGTTCGTGTTAGTTACCAGAAGCTTTTGAAATGTTATGTGTTGAATGAGCTGCACCATAGACCACCTAAGGCTCAGAGGAAGAAGCACTTGTTCCAATCTCTTGCAGCTACAAAGTTTTTCCAGAGCACCGAACTGGATTGGGTTGAAGTTGGTCTGCAAGTCTGCCGGCAGGGTCATAATATGCTGAACCTGTTGATTCACAGGAAGAGTTTGAACTACCTCCACCTTGATTATAACTTCAACCTCAAGCCTGTGAAAACTCTGACAACCAAGGAGCGGAAGAAGTCACGTTTTGGGAACGCTTTTCATCTCTGCCGTGAGATCCTCCGGTTGACAAAACTTGTAGTTGATGCAAATGTTCAGTTCCGACTTGGTAATGTTGATGCCTTTCAATTGGCTGATGGCCTACGATATATTTTCTCCCATGTTGGCCAATTGACGG GACCAGGGTGTGGATTTTGGGCTCCAATGTGGAGGGTATGGTTGTTTTTCCTTCGTGGAATATTTCCTCTTCTAGAACGATGGTTACGTAACCTGCTTGCACGTCAATTTGAGGGGCGTCACTCAAAGGGAGTGGCCAAAACTGTCACAAAACAGAGAGTTGAAAGCCATTTTGATTTGGAGCTTCGAGCTGCTGTCATGCATGATGTCATTGATGCAATGCCAGGTTAG
- the LOC104719908 gene encoding pre-mRNA-processing-splicing factor 8B-like encodes MWNNDGTTIAPPGTDGSRMLTPAEFPSYTAQPAEFSNRNPPTEPNLEEAEAKLEKKARVWMQLNSKRYGEKRKFGFVETQKEDMPPEHVRKIIRDHGDMSSKKHRLDKRVYLGALKFAPHAVFKLLENMPMPWQQVRDVKVLYHITGAITFVNEVPWVVEPIYMAQWGSMWIMMRREKRDRRHFKRMRFPPFDDEEPPLDYADNLLDVDPLEPIQLELDEEEDSAVYSWFYDHKPRVKTKLINGPSYRTWNLSLPIMSTLHRLAAQLLSDLVDRNYFYLFDMPSFFTAKALNMCIPGYTIVLLKNLGRLTRLWLKAEQERQHNFQKDGPYVTADEGIAIYSTTVNWLESRKFSPISFPPLSYKHDTKLLILALERLKESYSAAVKLNQQQREELGLIEQAYDNPHEALMRIKRHLLTQHSFKEVGIEFMDQLLMPIKLIP; translated from the exons ATGTGGAACAACGATGGTACGACTATAGCTCCTCCTGGTACGGACGGTTCAAGGATGCTGACACCCGCTGAGTTTCCTTCTTACACGGCACAGCCCGCTGAGTTTTCTAATCGGAATCCTCCGACGGAACCGAATCTCGAGGAGGCGGAGGCGAAACTTGAGAAGAAGGCCAGAGTATGGATGCAGCTAAATTCCAAACGGTACGGCGAGAAGAGAAAGTTTGGGTTCGTGGAAACTCAGAAGGAAGACATGCCACCTGAGCACGTTAGGAAGATCATCAG GGATCATGGTGATATGTCATCGAAGAAACACCGTCTTGATAAACGTGTGTATCTTGGAGCACTTAAGTTCGCCCCTCACGCAGTTTTTAAGCTCCTGGAGAATATGCCTATGCCCTGGCAGCAG GTCCGAGACGTGAAGGTCTTGTATCATATCACCGGAGCTATTACTTTTGTGAACGAGGTACCATGGGTTGTGGAGCCTATTTACATGGCTCAG TGGGGTTCTATGTGGATAATGATGAGAAGGGAAAAGAGGGATCGTCGTCATTTCAAAAGAATGCGTTTTCCACCATTTGATGATGAGGAGCCTCCTCTAGACTATGCTGATAACCTGTTGGACGTTGATCCCCTGGAGCCTATTCAATTGGAgcttgacgaggaagaagattctGCTGTATACTCTTGGTTTTACGACCACAAGCCACGTGTCAAAACTAAACTGATCAATGGTCCAAGTTACCGGACGTGGAATCTCTCGCTTCCAATTATGTCAACCCTTCACAGACTTGCAGCCCAGTTGTTGTCTGATTTGGTTGATCGCAACTACTTCTACTTGTTTGACATGCCATCCTTCTTCACAGCAAAGGCACTGAACATGTGCATACCAGGTTACACGATCGTCCTTCT AAAGAATCTTGGACGGTTAACCCGACTTTGGCTAAAGGCTGAACAG GAACGACAGCATAATTTTCAGAAAGATGGTCCATATGTCACTGCGGATGAAGGAATTGCAATATATAGCACCACTGTTAATTGGCTGGAGTCTAGAAAATTTTCACCAATCTCTTTCCCCCCGTTATCATATAAACATGACACAAAGTTGCTTATCTTGGCCCTTGAGAGACTGAAAGAGTCATATAGTGCAGCTGTGAAGTTGAATCAGCAGCAGAGAGAAGAGCTTGGTTTAATTGAACAGGCTTATGACAATCCTCATGAAGCTCTAATGCGAATAAAGCGTCATCTTCTCACTCAGCATAGTTTCAAAGAA GTTGGCATAGAATTTATGGATCAATTACTGATGCCTATCAAATTGATCCCCTAG
- the LOC104716160 gene encoding putative ER lumen protein-retaining receptor C28H8.4: MKTTTKTPIHAVWSWVRRQPPKVKAFLAVVTGMATLVLLRFIVVDHDNLFVAAEAVHSIGICVLIYKLMKEKTCAGLSLKSQELTAIFLAVRLYCSFVMEYDIHTILDLATLGTTLWVIFMIRFKLRASYMEDKDNFALYYVLVPCVVLAVLIHPSTSHNILNRISWALCVYLEAVSVLPQLRVMQNTKIVEPFTAHYVFALGVARFLSCAHWVLQVVDTRGRLLVALGYGLWPSMVLISEIVQTFILADFCYYYVKSVFGGQLVLRLPSGVV, from the exons atgaagacgacgacgaagactCCGATCCACGCGGTGTGGTCATGGGTCAGGAGGCAACCTCCGAAGGTGAAGGCTTTTCTCGCCGTGGTCACTGGCATGGCGACTTTGGTTCTTCTCAGATTCATTGTTGTCGATCACGACAATCTCTTTGTTGCCGCTGAGGCTGTTCATTCCATCGGGATCTGTGTTCTCATCTACAAACTCATGAAGGAGAAGACCTGTGCTG gATTGTCACTGAAATCTCAGGAGCTTACGGCTATTTTTCTAGCGGTTAGGCTGTATTGCAGCTTTGTTATGGAATATGATATACATACCATTCTCGACTTGGCTACTTTGGGAACTACTCTCTGGGTTATATTTATGATCCGTTTTAAGCTTAGAGCTAGTTACATGGAGGATAAAGACAACTTTGCTCTCTATTATGTG cTTGTGCCCTGTGTTGTGTTAGCTGTGTTGATCCATCCATCGACCTCCCATAACATATTAAACAGGATTTCATGGGCATTATGTGTATACCTTGAAGCTGTTTCAGTCCTGCCTCAGCTTCGTGTGATGCAGAACACAAAG ATTGTTGAACCCTTCACGGCTCATTATGTTTTCGCACTTGGAGTAGCAAGGTTCCTTAGCTGTGCCCACTGGGTTTTACAG GTTGTGGACACGCGGGGACGGTTGCTTGTAGCATTGGGTTATGGATTGTGGCCATCAATGGTTCTTATCTCAGAAATTGTTCAAACATTCATCTTGGCAGATTTCTGTTACTACTACGTCAAAAG CGTTTTCGGAGGGCAGCTTGTATTGCGGCTTCCATCTGGAGTAGTATAA